The genome window CTTCTAATAGAACAGGAATTTAATACATATGTAACAATAGGATATGTAGATTATTTAAAAATAGCTGAACGTAGACCTGTAATAATAGATACTGATGCTAGAAAGGGTTTTTTTAAAGTTTTAACCCATATAAATAAAATTATTGAAGAAGGAGAAATACCTAACGTTAAAACTAGTTTAAAAAAGTGTGAAAACTGTGAATATAAAGAATTATGTGAAAAAAATTAGAAAAATTGGAATTTATCCAAATTATAACCCATTTATATTGGAAAAAAGGTACAGCATAATTATAAACCATTTATATTTATATTGGAAAAAAGTACAACACAATTATAAACCATTATATCATATTGGAAAAAAAGGTACAATCGAGTAAACTGCAATCAAAACAACTACAGTTAAAATGACAATAGCTCCAAGAGGTACCTTTTTCCAAGCTAATCCTCCTGCAATTATTGCTCCAATTAAACCTATATACCACAATTTATTATCTACAGTTAATACACCTGGACAAATTAATGCCGCCAGTGCAGTATATGGTATTAGATTTAAAAATTTCTCAAATTTTGATGAAAAATTTAACTTTTCTACAAAGATTGCTGGAATTAGCCTTGGAATAAAAGTAACAATAGCACAAAAAATGATTAATAAATTAATGTCCATTACAATTGCACCTCCTTATCATTATCACAAGATCTTTTATCTAAAAGGTTTCCCCCATCATTTTCACTAAAGGAATCCCCCAAAATAGTTTCATCATCAACAATATACATGCCAATAACTGTACCTAAAAGAGTAGCTACAATCAAAGACCAATTTCCAATAAAGAATTGTAAAATTACATTTAAAATAGCTGTTATAACTACCAATATTGCTAATTCTTTGCTATTTTTAATAGCAGGAACTAAAAGAGCTACAAAAAGAGCATATAATGAAATATTAAAACTATTTGTAACAATTACTGGAAGGATATTTAATACTAAAACTCCTATAAGAGCTCCAAAAACCCATGAGGAAAATGCTATTCCTGCAAGACCCATATAAGTCCAAATGGAAGATTCCTCCATAAGAGAAAACATTGCAAAAGATTCATCTACTGCAAGATGAGCAGATAATATGTTTAAAGGAAGTGAACTTTCTTCAACCTTATTATAAACACAGGCATTCATTACAAAGTATCTTAAATTAACTACAAAAGAAGTTAAAACAATAGCCAGCATTGTAGCTCCTTGAGCTAACATAGAAACCGCCATGATTTGTCCTGCACCTGCATAAACAAAAAATGACATTAAAATAGTTTGAAAAGAATTTAGGCCTGCTTTAATAGCTAAAGCTGCATAACCAATACCCATTGGAATGTATCCAAAAGTAATTGGAATACCTAACTTCAAACCATGAATAAACTTTTCTTTTCTAGTTTTAATTTAAAACAACTCCGAATAGATAAAATATATTAAAATAAGAAACTTCTGATAAACTATCAAAAAATAGAAGCATAAAATAATATTAGTTAATTCCACTAATAAAGTTTATGTAAATAAAGCTAAGAAATAATAAAATATTACCATTTTAAAAAAAAATGATGAAAAATTAAGAAAAAAAGATTAGGGAAATTAAAATTTATTATTGTTTGCTAATCTTTCTACATCAAAAACTGCAGTACTTGCAACTGCCATAACTGCCATTACACCAGCTTGAACTGGATCTGTAACTATTAAATCAGCTTCTTTAGTAACACTTCCAGGCATATTTAAAGTAATTACAATTAAATCTTCATGTTCTCCTTTAAGGCATCTAACAGCCTCAGTAATCTTTCCACCCATTAAAGATCCTGCTAGAACAAGTGCACCAACACGAGGTAAGCGATTTACAGCTTCAACAGCTTCTGCAATATCTTCTTCACCAATTAACGGAATAGTATCTACACTTATGCGCTCTCCACGTATATTATGCCTATCTGCTTCTGTAATAGCTCCCACAGCAACTTGTGAAACTTGAGCTCCACCACCAAAAATAAGAATTCTTTTACCAAAAATGTCATTTAAAGAACCATGAACTTCAATATCCAAAATAAAATCCTTAGATTCCAAATCCTCTATAAGCTCATCAAGTTGCTCTACATTTTCAAGTTCTAAATTTAAAGTTCCAACATCATTCTTTACATAAAGATGAACATAAGATATGTTTGCTCTATGACTTGAAAGAATATCTGTTATTTCATCTAGAACTCCTTTCTTTTCTTTAGTTGTAAGTGTTAAAGAAATACTACTCATAATATTACCTAAAATATTTAAAATATTTAAAATATTCAATAAACGAAAAAAATTATCCAATAAAATCTAAATTACTCATAAAATACAAAAATTATCCAATAAAATCTAAATTATTCAATAAAATACAAAAATTTTCAATTAATTTAAAAAGGAATAAATTGATTAGTTGAAAATAAAATAATTAAAAATTAATTTATGAGGAAATGCTAAAAATCAATAATTACTCTTCAATTAATCTAATTTTGCTTTTAAAGTATCTAACGCAGCATGTGCTTTTTTATATAAATTTAAATAATTGTCATGTTCTCTGACAGGAATAACTTTAAGACCTAATTTTTCATGTTCTTCAATCCAAGATTCATCAAAAACTGGAATCTCAAATTTAATGTCTTCTGCAGTTTCATTAACAATAATTAAATCCCTATAAGGGAAATCATATTCTACAATATAACCTCCAAGACTCATAATATGATAAGGTCTAATTACAAATTTCATAAAATCACCACAATTAAATTTTAATAAAAATTCAATTAGTTTATTTAAACTTCTAAAATTTATTTACCCTCTAAAACAACGCAATAACCATAGCTAAAACTCCAAGAGCAGAACTAAGTAAAACAGTTGGATATAACTGCCTATTAGTAAATATTGGAGAGAATGCACTAACAATTGCCATAATAACTGGAAGTAATAAAGATACAACTATACATACAATAAATTTCAATGAGAATAACTCAGGTGGAATACCTAAGAATAATACAGAATACATTAAACCTAAAGT of Methanobrevibacter olleyae contains these proteins:
- a CDS encoding AzlD domain-containing protein; translation: MDINLLIIFCAIVTFIPRLIPAIFVEKLNFSSKFEKFLNLIPYTALAALICPGVLTVDNKLWYIGLIGAIIAGGLAWKKVPLGAIVILTVVVLIAVYSIVPFFPI
- a CDS encoding AzlC family ABC transporter permease, which gives rise to MKLGIPITFGYIPMGIGYAALAIKAGLNSFQTILMSFFVYAGAGQIMAVSMLAQGATMLAIVLTSFVVNLRYFVMNACVYNKVEESSLPLNILSAHLAVDESFAMFSLMEESSIWTYMGLAGIAFSSWVFGALIGVLVLNILPVIVTNSFNISLYALFVALLVPAIKNSKELAILVVITAILNVILQFFIGNWSLIVATLLGTVIGMYIVDDETILGDSFSENDGGNLLDKRSCDNDKEVQL
- a CDS encoding energy-converting hydrogenase B subunit P — its product is MKFVIRPYHIMSLGGYIVEYDFPYRDLIIVNETAEDIKFEIPVFDESWIEEHEKLGLKVIPVREHDNYLNLYKKAHAALDTLKAKLD
- a CDS encoding DUF5612 domain-containing protein, coding for MSSISLTLTTKEKKGVLDEITDILSSHRANISYVHLYVKNDVGTLNLELENVEQLDELIEDLESKDFILDIEVHGSLNDIFGKRILIFGGGAQVSQVAVGAITEADRHNIRGERISVDTIPLIGEEDIAEAVEAVNRLPRVGALVLAGSLMGGKITEAVRCLKGEHEDLIVITLNMPGSVTKEADLIVTDPVQAGVMAVMAVASTAVFDVERLANNNKF